The following is a genomic window from Drosophila busckii strain San Diego stock center, stock number 13000-0081.31 chromosome 2L, ASM1175060v1, whole genome shotgun sequence.
cgagtgagagagagagagagagagagagagagcgcgagaatTGTAACTCAGTATTTCACTTTTTCCTGGgatttatgcataaactttttcttccccccctcccccagcccacacatttattaataaatttcagctgCTTAGTTTTGTGGAAACTACACTGAATAATATATTGACATAATATGCTCAGTTACTTACCGCTAAGCGCTCATTTGTTATGTAGACACtgaaaatatagaaattaaaagtttgtagAATTTATTTGTAGAATATTTAAAGTCTTGCAATTATTAGTAGTCaagtaattaaatgaattgtgCAATAATATCTTAAAtcgaataaaaatattataataataaattgcaatatgaaaattgaaattaataatcaaGTAATTGACAattgataattaaatatataataaccaataataataaattgcaatattaaaattgatattaatcaaagtaattaaatacTGATTCTTCAAAATTTAAGCTTGCAATAATAGTTTAAAtcgaataaaataatttaatataataaccGCGTtccaaacaaatgcaaactattttgcaaatgttcttcatttataactttaaagtaaagttcaaattgcaaacatttagCAATCAATTCGCATTCGCTGTTAATTACTTTCAATTTACAACATTCATTCAAaccaaatgaatatttaagcaaaagcgTTTATAAAAtcagttcacacacacacatacacatatgtatagcAGTAGCTATTGACCTCAATTTAAGCGCATATCGTACAAAAGAATGCCAAGAAAAACTATTGCCCATTACTTCAAATCCCTTTATGCAGTGTAAATGGTTCAAGTACCAGCGTCTTTATAGTTTGCCGCCTGCTCTTGctccatttttatttttggcgcaCGCACGTGCTTGGagttttaacttaaatatatataagtttgcttattgttgtaaaGAAATTCAATGTTGGTTTTTTGTCAGCGCAACTGTCGGACGTTGctcaattattaaacaaaagccaacttGACCGCAGGCTAGCTTTAAGTTACAAAGCCATatacacagctgctgctgctgctgctatgatataatacaataattaggTAATTAATCATATAATACGCTGAAAATACACTTAGGCTTAGGCTtagctagagcgagagagagagagagggggacAGGCTGTTCATATATGCGGGCAGTCTGAGTGGACTGCTAattaaaggcaaacaaaacactttAAAAATCATAAGCTGTGTACAATAGGACGTATACTCAATGCCTGTGCGTAGAATGAGagaaaaattttataaaaactgaaagaaaaaatatttaattataaaataagaaCAAGTGGTAATGCTGAAAAAAAGTTCAACTGTTGTTAAAGCAACGCCAAAGGCAGTTCAGTGcaaatgagagagagagggggagagGCAGAGGCGGTGGAAAATTTGTGTTGAGGCCAGCAACAGCGCTCAGGTGTTTGAGGTAGGCGCTAATGCAATTTCTGTTGGCACTTAgacttattatatttaatacagtGCGCGCAGGTATGtatgctacaattttttttatcaatcaTACGCTGAATCGTGTATagaatttactttaatattaacttaaattaaaagtaaaattaaatgtattgatatagcataaatattaattaaagcaaaaagaaactaaaatttaaatttagattaaattatttaaagcagcttgAACTCATTTAATTCAATGTTACAGTcgaattaagttttaaattatctGTTaactcatttaaatgcaaataattttcaaaaacgTTCGCATTGACAATAATGTCCGCACATcgatttcatataaattacttttaagaATTTGAGCCtgggcaaacaatttaaaactcATCAATTTACGCCAAAAGCTGCGcgttaaaaacaattgagcCGCAAATGTTTGTTAACTTAAGGCGACAAAAGACCAACAACGAAACACAAGttgtaataaaaaagaaaatgaaaaaaaagaagaacaacaatatGCTAGAAACAAAGCCGCAAGTAAACTGCAGACCGCCGCGCCCCTGAAATCCATTTACGGCTTTggctgcaaaaagttttcataattgaaataaataaaatacaacaacaataaaggcGCAAAAATAGAACGTGCTGGGCTATCGCTTgggaaatgaaaaaaaaaaaaatattatatatatacttatataaaaGTACAATCAAAGTATCAATGAAAGCTCATTTGATATacatacagttatatatatataaatatataatatgctatatatgcCCAGCGGACTCATTGCGCAAAATTTAATCAAGGCCTAGGCGCACACAAATaattttccttttgctttctttattttgttttgctttacgTTCCGCACACAGTTAATGGGCATGCAAAGCGCTTTTTAATCCCAGCACTCACTGCCGGCAAACTCGTTAATGCTGGCCAAAGGCATAAGCCGATTTAAGCCaagtttgttgcaacaatataatatatataaatatataaaataaaataagcgaGCGCTAGtctgacgatgacgatgagcTGAGCGAATCAGCGTGGCTTAAAGAAAACATAgaaaatggcataaaaatatttaaatgcataagattattaaataatgtttaataagCTTTCAGTTGTTGTTTGAGTATTAAAGTTTAAGCATTCGAATGCCAGGcttatgttttaaaataagaatcagcgcaaacaattgttgaagCTCATTGGTGAATTGattacaaattaaagaaatGGCGCTTGATTTATTTGATACATTTTTAGTTCTGCCTTAGCTGTCAAACTTAATTTGACagcaaactaaaaaacaacaaaatttgttagttCTGGCTGCGCAGCATGGATCGGAATCCGCCACCACCGCCTTTGGATCCAGCGCAGCCCGTGCTCTATATCGAACACTGTCGCATTATCAACGGCTATCGACAACGTGCAATCGAACTGCATGTATCGCTATCGGAAGCCTTGAAAGCGATGAAGccgcaaatgttgctgcagctgcgactCAACGATGATGGCAATCCACGTCCCGGATCCTTTGAGGTGGCCATTGCCGAACATCCTACGGAGGCGCCGTGTCAGCGCCAATTGCTTTGGACTGGGCTAACGCGTGTGCCTACGGCTGCCAAAGTGCCGCAGGTCGATGACCTTATAGCGCCCGCGTGTGCAGCGCTCAAGCTGCGCTATAGTCGAGCCGGCAGCAGTCAGTTGAATTTGGTGCGCACCAGCGATCCGGagataaacaaaatactaCGCAAGGAAACGCGGCGCAGCCAGAGcgactaaataaatttgctgctgttatcgTTACTATCGATAGACTCTCAAGCTTGTcactgtaaataaatcaaaactcaacatgcaaaaccacaaaactgctgctcatttaaataagtttactCTCAACTATTTCATTCTTTTCTTCTTTCACAAACTTTCATGTTCACTTTTAGTTGACATTTTGGCCTCAAGCATGAaactttgttaaattttgttcAGCCAAGCGTAAAGCCAAGCCCAgtgtatatagctatatatatttttaataaaccaAAACCGAACTGAGAAACACAAAAGGCTCAGAACTGTTGCCTTTTGCCTGTGGCAAGGTTGCCCAAAGAGGCCATCTATTCATTTTTATGCAGACTTATTGAAAGCAGCGCAAcgctgcaagcaaataaaatataataaaatatacaagcaaaaaaaggcaaatccaaatataaataatataagcagCTCAGTTATGATAATATTGTTCCATAGCAGCTAAGCCGGCAATAGGTCGAGTCTTGAACTCAACCCGTGCATCATCCGCACACAGGTTCAAAGTAAGAGCAGAATGGCTATTCATCAACCAAAGTGCTGACCAGGCGCTCACAGCTCTAAGAATCTCATGTGGAGATTGTAAATTGAATGAGATTCAAATTGTAGACAAGCAACATTTgacgcaaatatttttagtgcttttgtttttaagcttagcttacatttaaattaaaaacatgcGCTAAAAGTTAAGccagttaattttaaattgttgcaattaatatatcatatatagacaacatttataaacaattaatttaaatgttagtgCAATTTTTTCATAGCTAAATGTACAGCTGtcgctatttatatttaatttaagaattttgtgcacaattaatttaaatgtgcatGGATTTACTTGAagttattttgaaattttatattaatatttttaataaaagaatattttatatcagGCATTCTAAAAAATTGCCAATAAATTATAACTTGTAATTACTGTttggtttattatttatacgcaTTAAGCAGCAATAGTTGCGATATTTTTACAAACAATTAACTTAAATGTGAGTAAACTTGCAgtgtttttgcaatttcataaaacgtatacttaatatttttaataaacgaatattttatataaaaaataagcattctacaaaaattactaaaatgataatttgttattactgcttgatttattatttatagcaatagttgcaatatttttggctCAATCTgctattcaatattttatgcattgaaAAGTGCTcgttaaaaatgcaataaaagtcTTATGCAGCACTCCAATGTTGTTTGAAGCACAAATCACAAAGACATGCACAAACATGCACGTAATTGCAGTCGCTGCATGGGAGCCATGGAGGAGCAGCCGCGACGCTGTCTGCTGGCAAAATCAGCTGCagtcattttatttataatgaactTCATTTTAGCACAAAGCGTATAACAAAACGCTTTaagatttgtgtgtgtgtgtgtgtgtgtgtgttgaaaggGAAACGGAACATAGAAGAAACGTCTAAGAGCACAACTGgctattgttttaaatgctgttgttgctgttgttgttccgGTTGTTGCAGCAAGATTAATATGCTGCCTTTCAGtcttaaagcacacacacacacacataactgCACGTACtgccaaaaattcaaaaagcaGCGAGCGTTGAACGTAGCGAGAGTAAtgactgcatgtgtgtgtgcgttgaaAACTTAAGTCATGGCAGCCTGTGTTACGtcaacaaaatgcttttgcaCAAGAGTTCGCTTTAAAAAGGAATTTATTATACTTcccaacacgcacacacacacgcacacacacgcaatttatataatacacGCTGCAATGTTGCCTCAACAATTTCGACGCCTCACTTTGTAATACGCACCACAGTCTTGCCTCGCTTTGTATGTCAAAGCAGCTCGTCTTggcattttgctgctttgcataagcgcaaaaaaaatgtaaaaaaaaggAGCgaataaaacttttgctgtaaCTGAACTTTTTGCCGGCAATTACACATCATCATTGAAGCACACGCGTTATAGCAAGAAGCTGTCTACTTATAATGAAGTTTGCCGTCTTCTTCTCTGCTTTCAGCTgctctttattttttct
Proteins encoded in this region:
- the LOC108604533 gene encoding selenoprotein BthD gives rise to the protein MDRNPPPPPLDPAQPVLYIEHCRIINGYRQRAIELHVSLSEALKAMKPQMLLQLRLNDDGNPRPGSFEVAIAEHPTEAPCQRQLLWTGLTRVPTAAKVPQVDDLIAPACAALKLRYSRAGSSQLNLVRTSDPEINKILRKETRRSQSD